From Bos indicus isolate NIAB-ARS_2022 breed Sahiwal x Tharparkar chromosome X, NIAB-ARS_B.indTharparkar_mat_pri_1.0, whole genome shotgun sequence:
TGAGGCAGGagtgaggcgggggtgggggggggggggagatggGCACATATGGGGACCACGGGCCTGGATGGTGGAGAGAGGGGCTGTGAACAGCCTCAGCTGAAAACCACAGCCTGGACGGCCACAGGCCACTTACACATCTCCTCTTGAAAGGTGCTCTCAGACTTCACAGGGGCAAGCCTCCAGGGCATCCAGTCCCCTGGctacctgaagaaggaagtgaggTGTCTCCCCAGGGTGCAGTCAGCACAGTCCAAGATTTCCACAACTGACAAGGTAGTGGGATTAGGCCCTTGTGGGGTCCCCTCTGTTCTGGGATGGGGAGCCCCTGGTGCACACTCAGGGCACCCTCCTCATCTTGACTCCTGGTACTGCCTGGACCACCTCTGCTCTCTGACTTCAGGACATGGCCCTCAGACCTCTGCTTTTGCCTCCTGGTTCCTGGAGCTCCtgtgagagaaagggaggaggcaGCTGGGGGTATCCTGTGGCACAGCCCTGAGCCTTCTCTGACGGTACGAGCAGTGGACTCTGTGAGGTCCCCTCAGTTTTGTGTGGTGGGAGGTCCCCTCAGGGCTCTCTTGCAGTGCTCACCTTTCCCCTGGTACAATCTGGCCCCTACCCTCTGGGGACCTGCGAGGAAACTCAGAACAAGACCCTAGCCTGAACAAAAAGTGCTGAGGGGCCCCACATGAGGCTGCACCTGCCCAGGGAATCCCGCGGGTCCTAGGCTGGGGAGATGCTCGGTCCTCAACTCCTCCTCACGTCCTGCCTGGCCTCCCAGCACTGACCGCAGGGGCGGGGGTCTGCTTAGTCCTCCATCAGGGTTGGTGTGTCCAGCCTCTGCTAACCTGAAGCCATCCGCACTCCACCCGAAAAACCTCATCTCACGAGGTCCCTAGGCCAGATGTCAAGAAACTGCTCACCCTGCTCACCCTGCTCTGGGCCCTCCAAGACCCTCCTGCAAGGGCCAAGATCCCTCCCTGTTGGGGTCTAACTGCCTCTGTCCCTCCTCGCATGGAGCCTGTACTCCAGGCAAGACCTGCAAGTGTCCTGTCTGCAATCTGGAGGCTCTGCTGCTTTCACCTGTCTCTCTGACAGGGATGTCAGGCAATGCGGCATGAGGTCGTCCTGCCTGGGGACTACCAGGGTTCCCTCTGGTCTGAGATCTGACTACCCTCAGTCCTCACTCAGGGTGTTCACCTTGACTTCTGGTGGACCTAGGCTCTGTCCTCTCCCCACCAGGAAAGGTGGGAAGAGGTCCCTGCTCCTCACACCAGGTCCCTACTCTCACAGACCCGGATCTCAGGAAGACAGGACAGACCAAGTGTGCTCTTCTCACCCCGAGGGCTCCCAGGGCCGATAACAGGGGCTGAGATCTGTGGGGTTCCATCAGTCTCACCTTGGGGTCCCTAGAGTCTTCACTTGGGGTCCCTTCAGTCGTCCCTCAGGGACCTCAACTTGTCTCTGTGTAGGACTTTggattctctcctctccccactcatGCCCCATCCCTTATGTCAGGACCCCAGTTTCTCTGAGACCTGGATGTCAGGAAGTCAGCCCCCTATACCAGGTCCCCAGTCTCTCTGACACCCGGATGTCAGGAAACACAGCATGGTTCGTCTGCCCTGTGTCCTCCCAGGGCCCACTCTGCTCTGCGGTCCAGCAGCCCCTGAGTCCTCCCTCAGTGTCCTCACCTTGACCCTCAAAATAACTAAGATCTTCCCGCCTGCCCATCTGAGGCCCTGCCCCGTCTAACAGTTGCCTAATGTCTCTGAGACGCAGATGCGCAAGTCAGAACAGGCTGCCAAGTGCTCATCCCACCACCAGGGTGGCCCAGGGCTGACAGCAGGGGCAGGGATCAGTGGGGTTGCCTTTCATCATCCCTCAGGGACCACATCTTGAGCCCTGACAGATCTGGGGATGCCCTTTGTGTTGACCAGAGGCGGGACCCTCACATCAAGGCTCAGGGAGCACAGAGGGTGGATGAGCACATGTTGCATTTCCTGACATCCAGGTCTCAGAGAAACTGGGGACCTGGGAAAGGGGGCGTGGCCTCAGGTGAGCAGAGGGAAGAAGCCCGGCTCCTCCAGAGTTTCAAGTTGAGGACCCTGAGGGAGGACTGAGCGGGCTCTGGACCCCAATCGGAGGAGACCTCAGAGAAGCTTGTAGCTGCTGCCGGTCCTTGGCGGCCCTGGGGTAGGATGAGCCCAATGTGCGGGGTTTCACTTCCTCATATCCTGATCTCAGACTGGAGACCTGGTTAGGCGGCCTGACTTCCTGACGTCCGGATCTCAGACTGGGGACCTTGCATATGGGGCGGAGCCTTAGGTGGTCCAATTCCCAGGTCTGGTGGGGTGTCAGGTTGAGGACCCTGAGGAGGAACTAGAGGACCCTGAACTCCAATCAGAGGACACCTCAGAGAAGCTCATCTCTGCCGTCAGTCCAGGGCAACTGTGGGGGTAGGATGAGCGCAGCAGGCATGGTCTGACTTCCTGACATCCGGGTCTTGGAGAGACTGGGGCCCTGGTATAAGGGGCGGGGCTTCAGCTGGGGAGAGGCGAGAATCCCAGGTCCCGGCCGGAGGCAGGTGAGGTGCCTGAAGGAGGACTGAGGGGACCCTGCATGAGGACCGACGGAACCCCACAGATCCCCGCCCCTGTAGTCGGCCCTGGGAGCAcattctgtctgtctgcctttctCACATGCTGGTCTCAGAGAGACTGGGGATCTTGTGAAAGCGGAGGGGTCTCAAAATGGCGGACGGGACAGTCTCCGGTCCTGCCTGAGGGCCAGGCTGCATGCAAGGATGGACTGAGGCGGAAAGACCCCAACAGGGAGGCAGGGATCCTAGCCCTTGTGGGGACTCTTGGAGGCCCTAGAGTGGGGTGAGCAGTTTCTTGACTTCTGGCTTAGGGACCTCGGGAGGTGAGGTTTTTTCTGGGCGGAGGGCAGAGGCTTCAGGTCGGCAGAGGCTGAACTCCCCAAACCCGAGGGAGGACTAAGCAGACCCCCACCCCTGTGGTCAGTGCTGGGAGGCCAGGCAGGACgtgaggaggagctgatgacCGAGCATCTCCCCAGCCTAGGACCCACAGGAAGCCCTGGGCAGGTTCGGCAGCGTGTGGAGCCCCTCAGCGCTTTCTGTGGAGGCTGGGATCTTGTTCTGAATTTCCATGCAGGTCCCCAGAGGGGAGGGACCAGGTCGTGCCAGGGGCAAGGTGAGCACTACAAGGGAGCCCTGAGGGGACCTCCCGCCACACAACTGGGGGGACCTCACAGAGTCCACCCCTCGTACTGTCACAGAAGGCTCAGGGCAGTGCCACAGGATACCCCCGAGCTGCCCCCTCCCTTTTTCtcacaggagctgcaggaaccAGGAGGCGAAGGCAGAGGGCTGCAGCTGGTGTCCTGAggtcagagggcagaggaggTCCAGGCAGTACCAGGGGTCAAGGTGAGGAGGGTACCCTGAGTGTGCACCAGGGGCTCCCCACCCCAGAACAGAAGGGACCCCACAAGGGCCTAATCCCCCACCTTGTCAGCCTTGGAAATCTTGGACTGTGCTGACTGCACCCTGCGGAGCCACCTCACTTCCTCCTTCCGGTAGCCAGGGGACTGGCTGCCCTGGAGGCTTGCCCCTGTGAGGTCTGAGAGCACCCAGCCCTCAAGAGGAGACCTGTAGGTTGCCTGTGTCAGTCCGCCCAGGGTGTGGTGCTCAGCTGAGGCCATTCACAGCCCCTCTCTCCCCCAGCCTGGCCTGTGGTCCCCATCTGTCACCCTGGCTGACTCCTGTCTGTGGTTTGATCCCAGGTATCGCGCTCGTGGTCGAGATGAGTGAACTGAGCAAGCCCGAGGAAGATTTTCAGGACCCTGGCGAGGCCCAGGGCCCGGTGAATGTGCAGCTCTTGGGGGCTGAGGCAGGGGTGGCTGCATCCGCCTCGGCCTCCTCCCCCACAGTGTCCTCCTTAGGCACTGGGGAGTCCTTGCCCCAGGAAGCGCTGAATGAGATGATAGCTAGCCTAATGAAGTTCCTGCTCCTCAAGTATCGAGCCAAGGAGCTGACCTCCCAGGCGGAAATGCTGAATAAGGTCCTCAGGGATAACCAGGAATACTTCCCGGTGGTCTTCAACCAAGCCTCGCAGTGCCTGCAGCTGGTCTTTGGCGTGGAAGTGAAGGAGGTGGACCCCAGGGAGCACATCTACATCATGGTCCCCATCCTGGGCCTCACCTGCAACGCAATGCTGAACAGTGGGCAGAGCATCCCCAAGGCTGGCCTCCTGGTGCTGGTCCTTAACCTGATCATGCGGAATGGAGACCGTGCCCCTGAGGAGAAGGTCTGGGGAGCACTCAGCAGATTGGGTGTGTGTGTCGGGAGTGTGCACTGCATCTTTGGGGAGCCCAGGGCGCTTCTGACCCAcgcgtgggtgcaggaggggtACCTGGAGTACCGGCAGGTGCCTTACAGCCACCCTGCTCGCTATGAGTTCCTGTGGGGTCCCCGGGCTTATGCGGAGACCAGCAAGTGGGAAGTCATGGCATTTCTGCTCGGGGTCAAACAAAGGGCTTTGAGGACCTTCCCACTGCAGTCTGCAGAGGCTGCAAGGGAGGAGGATGAGGTGGCCTGAGCCAGAGCAGCATCCAGGTGATCCTTGGCTCTGAGATTGAAGAGGGAGCGGTCAGCCTTCTCAGAAGTGAGGGCCTGGGGCAGTTTGGGGAACCAGTGTATCAGCTTCTTTGCATTCCTGTTCTGTACGATGACGTGGAGATTCACCAGTTCTCCttagaaaattttcaaactttgaTTGTTTTCATAGAAGGCTAAATAGACTTCAGTGTCTTAGCTTCATGAATGATGCTGATCACAGTGCGTTTGTGCTTACCCAGTTCGTGAGCAAGAGTTTTGCTGTTTCGTAAAAGAGATCGGAAACTCTTCCATTGTATTTTGTGGTCCTGAACAGGATGCAATGGAATTGGAATTAGAACTGTTGTGGAAAAGTGAGCTTGCTTAGCAGTAATATTGATGATGGAAGAGATGATAAAAGTAATTGTAGTGAATTCATGGTTCTGTCCTTCTTGTGTGTCATTTTCAAAAACTAAATAATCTCTTGTTCATTTGGATTTGCCTGGGTTATTTAAGGAATCAGCAGATAATGAATTGAGCCCCCCGCTCACTGGCTTGTGTATTCTGAAGACCTTTATGGAGCCACTGCTCCATGAAAGGCTGGGTTAGCAGTGGGGACACTAGGAGAAGCCGGACACCCCCCACACCATGAGCGATGATCTAGGAGCCGTAGTCACACGAAGAAGGTGGAGAGAAGTCCCCTAGTCACACTAAACCAGGCAACACAGGGCGGGGCGGTCAGGCTCCTAGAGGAATGCTGGAATGTCAGTGTCTGAGCCAGGGCGTTCTGGGGGCTTTGGGAAGCTGGGTTCCTTCTGTGGGAGGTGATCGTGATGAGGCTGCGTGGTGGCATCCCTCAGACTTGCAGGCAGTGTGTCTTGGGGGTGACGGGAAAGTCTGAAACAGATCATCGCTGTGAGGTATCCTTTTGCATCTTGGATAAAACACAGAGAGATCTCTTTCTCGGGCAGGAAAGAAGGGGTCCTGACTGTTGTTGCATTGGTGTTGACCACAGGGGAAAAGGACGTGTTTTCTACCACTGCCCCACCATCTGCTTGGAATCCTGGAGAAGAGCAAATGTTGCTTTGAAGTATGGCCCAGCAGTCCCTGGGCTGGCCCTCTACTCTCTGTCCTGGGAAAGCGGATTACCAAGTATATTGAAATGACCATTTATTTGGTCATCTGGACTTTATTTTGGCCACTTGTGCACATGCTCTAGATTTCAGAGGGATGAAATGAGTGAAGAGAAGCTGCCAAGTGGAGAAATCCTGCTGGGTGACTGGATCCTGGGAACTTTGATTCCCAGCTGGGAAAGACACTGCTCCGCACCCCTCAAACACATGCATACACCCAGGTTGAATAATATAACCCCTAAGAGGAAAACACACAGAGCAGCGATTTTGAcggtttttttttatttatcttagaCTCAGAGTCTGAGATCCAAATGACAAAAGAGATACGTACTAGCCAGAAAAGATGCAACATCCACCAGTGTCCGTGGCTTCAGGCAGGTTCAGAAGTGTGGAGGCAGCAGAGACTCAACAGGTTAAGGCTGTGCCTGGCATCAAATGACAGGAGCGAGTTCCGGGCCTAAGGAGGTGGTGAGGTTACTGCAGTGCGGTGTGCGGGTGGGTGCAGGGGGCTGAAGGGGCCGCTCTCcctgctgagtgccagagaacaaCGGGAACAGATGTGATTCTGGCCGCGTACGTGGCATCTGCCACATAGTCAGTGGACACTTGGAAATGGTTGAGAATTTCAAGACCCGTGTGACCTGCTCAGACTCTCTTCCCCAAAACAAAGGAGATTGTGTCATTATAAGTTCTAACCGCTGCTCTTTGTTGAGCATCTGCTAGGCAGTGTGGAATTGGAGAGCTGTCAGGCATTCagttggggaaggcaatggcaccccactccagtactcttgcctggaaaatcccatggatggaggagcctggtaggctgcagtccatggggtcgctacgagtcggacatgactgagcaacttcactttcacttttcacttgcatgcattggagaaggaaatggcaacccactccagtgttcttgcctggagaatcccagggacgggggagcctggtgggctgctgtctgtggggtggcgcagagtcggacacgactgaagcgacttagcagcagcagcagcagcaggtgttcaGTCACTTCTTGTCTTCCTCTCTCCATGCACACATGGGGACACGGCCCTGCCAAGGCCTCTTCACTTTGGAAGGGTCATGTGATGACCCGTgaccagtgaatttggaaaagaagcattttttttttttttgtcacgaCCATTTGTTTTGAAGGGACACGGGTGCCTGGGAGTTAATCATCAAGTCAGGAcaacacacagacatagacaacTCTGAGTGAGGCTTCTCTCCCAGAGACTAAAGTCCTGCACTTCTGATCCTTGAGAGAGGCTGGCCCACAGGGAGCTGGCTGAAGGAattccacccacccccacccacagcctGCCACCACCCCCGGTGAGAGGCACTGAAAGCCCCTTCGGGGCTCTGCCCGGTCTCCCATCAGGAGGACAGCAGCCAGCTGCCAAAGGTCTCTGTTGGGGTTGGGAGCATACTCCCCATGGGCCCCAGTCATGAGGCCTCCCACCCCTGCTGCCCACAGTGCCCCCTCTCCCTCAGAACCTGGCCTTGGGTTTTGTcctgcctgcccccctcccccaccctcccccactgaGAACGGCTTAGGCCCTGGTCCTGATGACCTCATGTGTGTATCTTTATCTGGAAGTCCCAGGGCAGCATCGCCTTCCACGGTGCTTCATCTCGAACCCGCAGGACTTGACGCAGCCCCTGGGCGAGTCTCCTCATGGTGGGTCAGTAGTAATCATTGCCATGGATGTGCGGGGCACATCTATATAATCCTGAGGTGTATCAGACCATTCCCTGTGGAATCCCACGTGTTGGAGTAAACTCAGGGTCTTTGAATGTGACTGTTAGGTCATGGCTTTTGAGCCTGAGTAAGAGAGGCAGAGGGGTGTCTGGTCAGCCACCCGTGGAGACAGCTAGGAGCCAGTCGGGCTGTTTGAGCAGAGGACAGGCTCTAGCAGATGGCAGGGATCGTACCCAGGACGCTCTCCTAGGTGCCAGAGGCCACAGACTCCAATGAGGA
This genomic window contains:
- the LOC139181042 gene encoding melanoma-associated antigen 8-like translates to MTEHLPSLGPTGSPGQVRQRVEPLSAFCGGWDLVLNFHAGPQRGGTRSCQGQGAAGTRRRRQRAAAGVLRSEGRGGPGSTRGQGIALVVEMSELSKPEEDFQDPGEAQGPVNVQLLGAEAGVAASASASSPTVSSLGTGESLPQEALNEMIASLMKFLLLKYRAKELTSQAEMLNKVLRDNQEYFPVVFNQASQCLQLVFGVEVKEVDPREHIYIMVPILGLTCNAMLNSGQSIPKAGLLVLVLNLIMRNGDRAPEEKVWGALSRLGVCVGSVHCIFGEPRALLTHAWVQEGYLEYRQVPYSHPARYEFLWGPRAYAETSKWEVMAFLLGVKQRALRTFPLQSAEAAREEDEVA